One window of the Macaca thibetana thibetana isolate TM-01 chromosome 1, ASM2454274v1, whole genome shotgun sequence genome contains the following:
- the MOB3C gene encoding MOB kinase activator 3C — MALCLKQVFAKDKTFRPRKRFEPGTQRFELYKKAQASLKSGLDLRSVVRLPPGENIDDWIAVHVVDFFNRINLIYGTMAERCSETSCPVMAGGPRYEYRWQDERQYRRPAKLSAPRYMALLMDWIEGLINDEEVFPTRVGVPFPKNFQQVCTKILTRLFRVFVHVYIHHFDSILSMGAEAHVNTCYKHFYYFIREFSLVDQRELEPLREMTERICH, encoded by the exons ATGGCCCTGTGCCTGAAGCAGGTGTTCGCCAAGGACAAGACGTTCCGGCCGCGGAAGCGCTTTGAGCCGGGCACACAGCGCTTTGAGCTGTACAAGAAGGCACAGGCCTCTCTCAAGTCGGGCCTGGACCTGCGCAGTGTGGTGAGGCTGCCACCCGGGGAGAACATCGACGACTGGATCGCTGTGCATGTGGTGGACTTCTTCAACCGCATCAACCTCATCTACGGTACCATGGCCGAGCGCTGCAGTGAGACCAGCTGCCCGGTCATGGCCGGTGGGCCCCGCTACGAGTACCGCTGGCAAGATGAGCGCCAGTACCGGCGGCCGGCCAAGCTCTCTGCGCCGCGCTATATGGCATTGCTCATGGACTGGATCGAAGGCCTCATCAACGACGAAGAGGTCTTTCCCACGCGTGTTG GAGTTCCCTTCCCTAAGAACTTCCAGCAGGTCTGCACCAAGATCCTGACCCGCCTCTTCCGAGTCTTTGTCCATGTCTACATCCACCACTTCGATAGCATCCTCAGCATGGGGGCAGAGGCGCACGTCAACACCTGCTACAAGCACTTCTACTACTTCATCCGCGAGTTCAGTCTGGTGGACCAGCGGGAGCTGGAGCCACTG AGGGAGATGACAGAGCGGATCTGCCACTGA